Sequence from the Bremerella volcania genome:
TTCAGCTGGCTCAGCACCCTTTTCCGCATCAGGGGTTTGAGCGGCTTCCTTCGCGGAAACCGGCGTCGATTCTTCCTGGGCGACCGCTGCGCTTTCGTCCGCTACTTCTTCCTCGTAAGACGATTGCGATTCATCCTCTTTGGGACGCATCTTGTTGCCCAGAGGACCGCCAAGAGTGCGGATTCGCGAGGGCTTGGCCGGCTGGACCGGGCGTTCCGGGCGCATCGGTTCGTCGACGGCTGATCGGCTTTGCGAGCCGCGGCCGCCTCCGTCGCCACCAGAGTCCTTGTTCATGAAGGCCTTGACTTTGACGAGTTCGTCATCGTCCAGGCTGGCAAGTGCAGACCCCTTCCCGGTAACGCCTGCACGGTTGCAGATGTCGACGAGTTGCTTGCTATCTACCTGAAGTTCTTTAGCTAACGCGTAAATTCGTATGGGCACTTTGGCCTTCCTGCTGAGTTTACTTGGGGTGACCCTGAGGTTGATTACCTCACGAGACACCTGTTACCGGGACCCATAATCCTACGTCCCGCCAATTATTTTGCCAACCACGAGCCAATTTGCTAATCGTTACAATCGCAACTTGGCGAATCCGGCAGCTCGCACACGAGTGCGGCCATTTGCCCGATTCGTTTCGCTAGTTGGAACTCATCGGGAAAGGCCTCGCTGCCGAGGGGATACGATTTGGGGGCTCCGCTCAATCATTGCGCGGAGCCGTCTTTAAGCTTCTCATCACGAATACGGCGACGCTCGGCTTCCATGGCCTTTTCGGCCTCTTCCGCCTTTTGTTCCGCCATATCGCGAATGTGTTCAACTTGTTCTTCCGTGTATTCACCCATTTCCATCATGGCGTCGGTTTCGATGACTGAGAGATCGTCATAGGAAAGGAACCCTTCCCCCACGAGCTGCTCGGCCACTTCGTCGGTGATGCCTTCGATGGAGCTGAAGCCGGTCACGGCGCGTTCGATCTGCTCTTCGAGTTCTTCGCGGAGCATGATCTCGATGTCCCATCCGCATAGCTTGCTGGCCAGGCGGACGTTTTGCCCTCGGCGACCGATTGCCAGGGAAAGCTGATCCTCGCGAACCAGAACGATGGCACGACCCATCATCTGGCACAGAATCACTTCCTCGACCTCGGCAGGCTGAAGAGCATTGGTGATCAGTTCTTGCGGATTTTCGCTCCAACGAACGATATCGATCCGTTCGCCGGCGAGTTCATCCACGATGTTTTTAATGCGGTTCCCGCGAACACCCACGCAGGCACCGACGCAGTCGACGCGCTGGTCCGAGCTATCGACGGCTACCTTACTGCGGTAGCCGGGCTCGCGACTGATGTTGCGGATTTCGATCACGTTTTCGGTGATTTCCGGGATTTCCTGTTCGAACAGGCGTTCCACGAACTTCTTATTGGTACGGCTGAGAACCACCTTCACGCGGCTTCCCTGCTTGCGCACCTCGAACACAACCGCGCGCACACGGTCATTCGCATGGAACGATTCACCAGGAATTTGTTCGCTGCGAGGCAGAATCGATTCGACGTTATCTAGGGTGACGATCGTCGCGCCCCCTTCACTGCGATGCACGACGCCGTTGACCATCTGGCCGATCAGTTCGTCGTATTCTTCGTGCAGTGCGTCGCGTTCGGCTTCGCGAATCTTTTGGATGATGACTTGTTTGGCAGTTTGCGCACCGATACGGCCCACCGTTTCTTCCGGGTCCATGGGTGCGCCATCGATGGTCCCGCTGATGGACCCATCTTTCCGATCGATGTTGATCACGACCTCGGCGTCTTCGGAGTGGTACTTGCGCGAAGCCGATACCAATGCCGATTCGATCGCCTGGAAGACGATTTCCTTGTCGATCTTTTTGTCCCGGTGAATCGCGTCAACGATTCGCAAGACTTCAGACGGATTCATGAGTCCTTCACTTTCAACGATGGGTGCTGCCTGGGGTGCACTTGACTTGATGAGCCAAGGGGTCGCAGCCTGGGCAGGCTTACTTGCGGCAATTCACCGCGGATATCCAAATTGTAAGGCGATCTCAGTCTCGCCCGGCGGGCGATAGACGAAGACCTGTTGCTACGTCAAACCAATGCAGCGAGTCGGCCCTGAATGCCATCGGCACGGGCCGAGCTTCCAGGTCGCCGCTTAACATGGCGCCGTTGGCTTTGGCCGTGATACGTGGCAGCTCTTCACTGCCAGGTGTCTCGCCAGGAAGACGAATATGGACGTAGCCCGTATCTCCCAGCGATTCGACCAGTTCGACCTGTCCGCGTCCTGCCTGGGGGCAGTCGGCAGAAGACTCCTCGGTTAAAAGGATGTCTTCCGGGCGAACTCCAAGGACTATTTTCCTCGAACTGCTTGGTTTTAACTCGGGACGCTGGTTGGCACTCACTTTCAACTGCACGCCGGAAGCGCGGAATTGAACCTGGCCATTCTCTTCAACCAACTCACCCTCGAGCAAGTTCATGCCAGGGGTTCCCAGGAAGCTGGCGACGAACCGATTGGCAGGCTTGTGGTAAACCTCGCTCGGCGAACCGACTTGCTGGAGAACTCCTTGGTCCATCACCGCGATCCGATCTCCGAGCGTCATCGCTTCGACCTGATCATGGGTGACGTATATCATCGTCGCACCAAGGCGACGGTGAAGTTCTTTTAATTCTCGTCGCATCTCCACGCGAAGTTTCGCATCGAGATTCGACAAAGGCTCATCAAACAAAAAGGCAGCTGGCTGTCGCACAATAGCCCGCCCTAGGGCTACCCGTTGACGCTCCCCGCCCGAAAGCTCTCGCGGGTAGCGATCCAGCAGTTTGCTGATTCCCAACGTGCCGGCCACCTGGTCGACCTTGGTCGGAATCTGCTGATACTGCTTTTCACGCTCTGCCGCGCTTTGGGCATCTTTCAAGCGTCGCCACAGACGAGAAACAATGTTCCCTCCGTAACGAAGCTGCAGACCGAACGACATGTTTCGTCGCACCGTCATGTGGGGATACAACGCATAGTTTTGGAAAACCATGGCGATGTCCCGATCTTTCGGCGAGACGTGGGTGACGTTTCGGTCCCCGATGGTGATCACACCGCCGGAAACATCCTCGAGACCGGCGATCATCCGCAGCGTGGTCGTCTTTCCACAACCACTGGGACCCACCAGTACCAGGAATTCCTGGTCGGCGACCTCTAAATTCAACTCACGAACAGCAGCAACCGTGTCGGAAAATCGTTTACTAACTTGATTTAGAACGACTTTCGCCATGATCGCCTGCTGCCGCTATGTGCTTCGCTCGTTTACCAAACGGAAAACGGCTCTCAAAATGAAAGCCGTCCTACATGCTGAACTTAGTGGCAGTCACAATCCCGTTAAGATATCGGCTACCCCCGCGAGTGTCAACCAACTCAAGTACCGGATGAGCGTTTCGGCCAATCCGCTGAAATCGATTAAACTCCGCGAATCGCGATTGCCGAGGCCTGCCCTTGAGGGCTGAAATTCAGGCTCACGAATACCCCATCTGAGGTGATCTCCTGGGGTTCGGCCGATACCTTCAGTTGGCACTTCGGGTCCGGGGTCGAATAGCCCAGGGTGCCCGGCAGCGACTTTTTCTGCTGGGCGAGCAAACTACCAATCACTTCTATGACGCCGCAACCTGCTCCGAGGTTACCGAAATAGCTTTTCAGGGCGACCACTGGGACCTTTTGGGCATGATCCCCCAGGAACTGCGTGAGACCGGCGGCTTCGTCCCAGTCCGATTGCTCGCTGCCCAAGCCGTGGGCGTTGATGTGCTGAATATCGCCTGGTTGGATGCCCGCATCGCGGCAAGCGACCGACATCGCATTACCGATGGCTGTGGCACGGTCAGGCGTGCGATCAGCCTTCCAGCCGGTGCAAATCGCTTGACCGATGACTTCCCCCAGGATTTTGGCCCCCCGGGCCTCGGCGTGT
This genomic interval carries:
- the nusA gene encoding transcription termination factor NusA, producing MNPSEVLRIVDAIHRDKKIDKEIVFQAIESALVSASRKYHSEDAEVVINIDRKDGSISGTIDGAPMDPEETVGRIGAQTAKQVIIQKIREAERDALHEEYDELIGQMVNGVVHRSEGGATIVTLDNVESILPRSEQIPGESFHANDRVRAVVFEVRKQGSRVKVVLSRTNKKFVERLFEQEIPEITENVIEIRNISREPGYRSKVAVDSSDQRVDCVGACVGVRGNRIKNIVDELAGERIDIVRWSENPQELITNALQPAEVEEVILCQMMGRAIVLVREDQLSLAIGRRGQNVRLASKLCGWDIEIMLREELEEQIERAVTGFSSIEGITDEVAEQLVGEGFLSYDDLSVIETDAMMEMGEYTEEQVEHIRDMAEQKAEEAEKAMEAERRRIRDEKLKDGSAQ
- a CDS encoding ABC transporter ATP-binding protein; amino-acid sequence: MAKVVLNQVSKRFSDTVAAVRELNLEVADQEFLVLVGPSGCGKTTTLRMIAGLEDVSGGVITIGDRNVTHVSPKDRDIAMVFQNYALYPHMTVRRNMSFGLQLRYGGNIVSRLWRRLKDAQSAAEREKQYQQIPTKVDQVAGTLGISKLLDRYPRELSGGERQRVALGRAIVRQPAAFLFDEPLSNLDAKLRVEMRRELKELHRRLGATMIYVTHDQVEAMTLGDRIAVMDQGVLQQVGSPSEVYHKPANRFVASFLGTPGMNLLEGELVEENGQVQFRASGVQLKVSANQRPELKPSSSRKIVLGVRPEDILLTEESSADCPQAGRGQVELVESLGDTGYVHIRLPGETPGSEELPRITAKANGAMLSGDLEARPVPMAFRADSLHWFDVATGLRLSPAGRD